One Anaerolineales bacterium genomic window, TTCGGGCGATCTTGCGGGTCACAAACTCATGACCCCGCCTGGGGCTTTCATGGTTGAAACAAATCCCCGAGCAGGCAAACAGGTTATAGCTTTCCCTATAGTTCACCGTGATCCAATGGCCATATAGTTTAGCGACTCCATATGGGCTACGTGGATAGAAAGGTGTACGCTCTGATTGGGGAGATTCATGCACCTTGCCAAACATTTCACTCGTGCTCGCCTGGTAAAAACGGATGTCCTGATCTACCAGCCTGATAGCATCCAGCACCCGCGTTACCCCAAGAGCTGTTACTTCACCGGTGAAAACCGGTTGTACCCAGGACGTCTGCACGAACGATTGAGCTGCCAGGTTATAGACTTCATTGGGTCGATAAGCTTTAATGATATCGATGATCGATATCTGATCCATCAGGTCACCAGAGACGATTGTGATCTTATCCTGGATGTGCTCAATACGCTCGAAGTTGATCGTACTCGAGCGGCGCACCATACCAATGACTGTGTAGCCTTTCTCGATCAGAAATTCCGCCAGGTACGATCCATCCTGGCCGGTGATCCCGGTGATCAATGCTGTCTTATTTGCCATGCCTCGCTCCCTTCTTTGGCTCAAGCTTTTCAGGGTTACCTCATTTATTTCTTAAAACAGGATATCCAGAATCGCGTGATGCTACATTGAGGAATCCAAAGAAACAATTACTTATAGCTAATTGTATAGGAAAAATGCATTTCCGTAATATGATAAGGGACACAAAACTCGTGGCTTC contains:
- the gmd gene encoding GDP-mannose 4,6-dehydratase, translating into MANKTALITGITGQDGSYLAEFLIEKGYTVIGMVRRSSTINFERIEHIQDKITIVSGDLMDQISIIDIIKAYRPNEVYNLAAQSFVQTSWVQPVFTGEVTALGVTRVLDAIRLVDQDIRFYQASTSEMFGKVHESPQSERTPFYPRSPYGVAKLYGHWITVNYRESYNLFACSGICFNHESPRRGHEFVTRKIARTAARIKHHLEHELRLGNLDAQRDWGFAPDYVRGMWLMLQQDHPEDFVLATGHTHSVRQFAELAFSYLGLDYEEYIVQDPRYMRPAEVELLVGNPAKAQEKLGWSTQTSFEELVHIMVDAEVRCFTKVADVPRNGK